The sequence ACCTGTGATTGTGAGAGCAAAGATAATCCAGGGAGCAAATCAAAAAGTCATCCCAGAAAGCACATCCAGAGGTATTAAGGGCAACGCTGGTGTGGTTAGCAACCAACGGAAagttccacaaaaagaaaaggagtaattatggcaccttagagacttagccctggtctacactaggactttaggtcaaatttagcagcgttaaattgatgtaaacctgcacccatccacaagatgaagccctttatttcgacttaaaggactcttaaaatcgatttccttactccacccctgacaagtggattagcgcttaaattggctttgccgggtcgaatttgaggtactgtggacacaatttgatggtattggcctccgggagctatcccagagtgctccattgtgaccgctctgaacagcactctcaactcagatgcactggccaggtagacaggaaaagaactgcgaacttttgaatctcatttcctgtttggccagtgtggcaagctgcagacgaccatacagagctcatcggcagaggtgaccatgatggagtcccagaatcgcaaaagagctccagcatggactgaacgggaggtacaggatctgatcgctgtatggggagaggaatccttgctatcagaactccgttccagttttcaaaatgccaaaaactttgtcaaaatctcccagggcatgaaagacagaggctataacagggatccgaagcaatgccgcgtgaaacttaaggagctgaggcaagtctaccagaaaaccagaggggcgaacggccgctccgggtcagagccccaaacatgccgcttctatgatgagctgcatgccattttagggggttcagccaccactatcccagccgtgttgttcgactccttcaatggagatggaggcaacacggaaggaGGTTTTGGgtatgaagaagatgatgatgatgatgagattgtagatagctcacaggaagcaagcggagaaaccggttttcccgaaagccaggaactgtttctcaccgtggacctggagccagtaccccccaaacccacccaaggctgcctcctggacctggcaggcagagaagggacctccggtgagtgtaccttttaaaatactacacatggtttaaaagcaagcatgtgaaaggattaatttgccctggcattcgcggctctcctgaaagtactcccaaagcctttgcaaaaggtttctggggagggcagccttattccacccaccatggtaggacactttaccactccaggccagtaacacatacttgggaatcattgtacaacaaagcattgcagtgtatgtttgctggcattcaaacaacatccgttctttatctctctgtgttatcctcaggagagtgagatatcattcatggtcacctggttgaaatagggtgcttttcttcaggggacactcagaggtgcccattccttctgggctgtttgtctgcggctgaacagaaatgttccctgctgttagtcacgaggagggggcagggttgagggggtagccacgtggtgggggaaggcaaaatgtgaccttggaacaaaagcacaagtgctatatatgtaatgttaacagcaaggtttaccctgaaagagtgcagccactgttttataaaatgtgtctttttaaatacccctgtccccttttttttctccaccagctgcatgtgtttcaatgatcacaggatcttctccttcccagaggctagtgaagattagaaagcaaaaaaaaaaaaaaacgcactcgtgatgaaatgttctctgagcttatgctgtcctcccacactgactgagcacagatgaatgcgtggaagcaaataatgtcagagtccagaaaagcacaaaatgaccgggaggagaggtggcgggctgaagagagtaagtggcaggctgaagagagtaagtggagggcTAAAGACatggctgaagctcaaatgtggttgcagcgtgatgagaggaggcaggattcattgctgaggctgctggaggatcaaaccaatatgctccagtgtatggttgagctgcagcaaaggcagctggagcacagactgccactacagcccctgtgtaaccaaccaccctcctccccaagttccatagcctccacaccaagatgcccaagaatgcagtggtggggcctccggccaaccagacACTCCATCACAGAGGATTGCACAAAAAATAGAAGGTTggtattcaataaattttaaagttgtaaactgttaaagtgctgtgtggccttgtccgaccctcctccaccacccctcctgggctacctaggtagtcatccccctatttgtgtaatgaatgaataaagaatgcatgaatgtaaagcaacaatgactttattgcctttgcaagcggtgatcgaagggaggaggggagggtggttagcttacagggaagcagagtgaaccaaggggcggggggtttcatcaaggagaaacaaagagaactttcacaccgtagcctgtccagtcatgaaactggttttcaaagtttctctgatgcgcaccacgccctcctgtgctcttctaaccgccctggtgtctggctgcacgtaaccaacagccaggcgatttgcctcaacctacCACCCccccataaatgtctcccccttactctcacagatattgtggagcacacagcaagcagtaataacagtgggaatattggtttcactgaagtctaaccgagtcagtaaactgcgccagcgtgcctttaaatgtccaaatgcacattctaccaccattctgcacttgctcagcctgtagttgaacagctcctgactactgtccaggctgcctgtgcacggcttcatgagccatgacattaaggggtaggctgggttcccaaggataactataggcatttcaacatccccaacagttattttctggtctgggaagaaagtcccttcctgcagcttttgaaacagaccagagttcctgaaggtgcgagcgtcatgtacctttcctggccatcccacgttgatgttggtgaaacgtcccttgtgatccaccagagcttgcagcactatcgaaaagtaccccttgtggtttatgtactcgccggcttggtgctccggtgccaagatagggatacgggttctgtctatggccccaccacagttagggaatcccattgcagcaaagccatccactatgacctgcacatttcccagggtcactacccttgatatcagcagatctttgattgcgtgggctacttgcatcacagcagcccccacagtagatttgcccactccaaactgattcccaactgaccggtagctgtctggcgttgcaagcttccacagggctattgccactcgcttctcaactgtgagggctgctctcatcttggtattcatgcacttcagggcaggggaaagcaagtcacaaagttccatgaaagtgcccttacacatgcaaaagtttcgcagccactgggaatcgtcccagacctgcaacactatgcggtcccaccagtctgtgcttgtttcccgagcccagaattggtgttgcacagcatgaacctgccccattagcaccatgatgcatccattggcagggctcatgctttcagagaaatctgtgtccatgtcctgatcactcacgtgaccgcgctgacatcgcctcctcgcccagtatcactctgccaggttctggtgctgcatatactgctggataatgcatgtggtgtttaatgtgctcctaattgccaaagtgagctgagcgacctccatgcttgccttggtatggtgtccgcatggaaaaaaggcgcggaacgattgtctgccattgctctgacggagggaagGGTGACTGAccacatggcttacagggttggcttacagggaattaaaatcaacaaagggggtggctttacatcaaggagtatttcaggcaggacttcatggagggttccaataagaaatggtgcacctaagtaattgttcttattggaacaagcaggttggtctggcctctgattgatacatggctagatttacctcgctgcaccttctctgtgaatgactgcagtgtgacctagaggaatgagtcccctagatgggggatggggggaagcaaatgaatacaaaacaaatctggtctatttcttgttttgatccactccatctatcttttacatctttggctggcagcagatggtgcagaaggactgcaagccatccacatctcatggctgctcggcagaagacggtgcagtaggactgctagccatcctcatctcttgcctgcccggcagaagatggtacagtaggactgctagcaatctgtatcgcctgcctgctcaccataagatggttcagtaggattgactgcaggactaaagagaatgacctggtcaagtcactccaaatttagtccctgcacccatgtctgtacaggcgctcctggccaacgtggccaggagcacctcggacacgacgaggacggctaccagtcgtattgcaccgtctgctgccacaagtcaatgggttgatgctgctgtgtagcactGCAGTAcaatgtctgccagcacccagaagatgtacggtgatggttacctgagtgggctccatgcttgctgtggtatggcatctgcacaggtaactcaggaaaaaaggcgtgaaatgattgtctgaccttgctttcacggagggagggagggagggagggaatgggggcctgacgatatgtacacagaaccacccgcaacaatgttttagccccatcaggcaatgggatctcaacccagaattcccaTGGGCAGCGGAGagtgcgggaactgtgggatagctacccacagtgcaacactccggaagtcgactccaGCCTCGGtattgtggaagcactccgccgagttaatgcacttaatgcacttagagcattttctgtggggacacacacactcgaatatataaaaccaatttctaaaaaaaatgacttctataaatttaaCCTAATTtcgtggtgtagacataccctaacaaatttattagtgcaTGAGAAtttgtgagctactgctcacttcatccgatgaagtgagctgtagcttatgaaagcttatgcgctaataaatttgttagtctctaaggtgctacaattactccttttctttttgcggatacagactaacacggctgctactctgaaaccagggcaAAGTTCGACTCTTAGTCTGATTTTTACTGTTCTGAGATGGTATAGCTTCCGTCCTCAACTCATTGTAAGtgaaaggaggaaaaacaaagagaTACCACCAAGTCATGGGCAAATAAGTCAGTTGTAGAGCATTTTGGCCTGTCATTGAAATGACAGGAGGCCATTCATGGGAAGAAAAGTAAGGAATCATCCTTAGAGGAGAAATGTTAAATgttctgaaaatatttaccaTTCAAAAGAGGTGAAGAGCTTTATCAAGAGTGGGAGAAGAATGAtggaaagggatagaaaaatCACTTTAATATTAAGGGAGGAAACTCCCCCATCGATTCAGGGAAAGTCTGTACTAAAGCCATTACCTTGACTCATCTATGGTGTGTAGCAATACAATACAGTCGATTGAAATGTTTTCTCttcaatgtagttaatccacgtccccaagaggcagtagctaggtcaatggaagaatgacaCTGAGGGTCAGTACAAGCTAACTGCCTCGCACAGGGTGTGAAAAGTTTCCCTGCCCTGTGTGATGGAGCTCTGTAGATGTCATTTTTATGCATAAACCAGGCCTCAGAGAAGATGCCAATGGAAAAAACCAGTAGGGAAATCTAGTCCTatctccctgccagggcagcagAATCCCCTTCGGTTCTTTTTGTTCAGGCAAGTTGGATTTATTGCAGCTGTCCCAGCTTCCCAGTAGAGATTATTCTGCATTCTGACTGAGCTCAgtgtcaggctgtgtgtgtgcagtggacactatgtgtgtgtgcatgtggtggGGGGTACAGTGGAGCTGAATGTCAAGTGTAGGCAGGTGTGTGTCTTCCTTGCCCTGCCCACGGctcagcttaagaagtgttcctgtctctaacactcaggtACCCAGCTCCCAGTTACATCCAAGCACCACATCAATGCATTTTACTATGTATAAAAATTATAGAGGGGAAAATCTAAatttgttcaccctctataacactgatagagagatatgcacagctgtatgCACCCCCCCAggatattaatacatactctgggttaattaataagtaaaaagtgatattattaaatacaaaaggtaGGATTTATGTCTTTCCAAGTAATAAcacacagaacaaagtaaattaccaagcaaaataaaataaaacacgcaaatctaagcctaatacagtaaaaacTAAATggaggtaaatctcaccctcagagatgttccaatcaGCCTCTTTTACtgactagacttcctcctagtctgcatccagcaatcactcacacctctgtagttactgtcctttgttccactTTCTTTGAGGCATCTTCTTCGGATGGTGAGGTAGCTGAAGACAAAAGGGAGGGGTTTCCCCAAGGGCTTATATATAGTCTCTCTCGGGGGTGGAAGCACCTTCccctctcctatgcagaatccagagctccaagatggagttttggagacacatgggcaagtcacatgtccatgcatgattcaGTTCCTTTTCGGACAACACCACATTCTTAGGAAAGCTCAGTtgtggattggcgtctctcaaagttcattgttagcttaagtgtttctcGATTGGGCatttactgagaatagtcttttctcaagaagctgaccaactgcttcactgaggctacttaaaatcaaacgaGTACATAACCAGTATTCACAACTTCGAAAACAAAAATGTTACCTGCatgcaaataggatgaatatatccagtagaccataacctttgcagagatatgttacacgGCATATCTGGCATAAAAATATTCatgttatgtcatatttacattcataagcatatttctataaagcttTATGGGGTGAAATATCACACTCTGTTTCACGGACTATAAATTAtgggaaataaataaaactaacaaaagaATCAGAAGGGAGCTGGCCTGCTTGGAAATATTTTGTGGCAGCATCTGCAAAGATGCTGCAGAGATCTtgagtgttaaccaccagtttgggaacTTTTCAACCTGCCCTGACcatggcattttcagtgaggactgTCCCAGTCACCTGCGGATCACAGGAGGCACAGAAACCAGGAGGAGGAGTTCTGAGTTCCAAGAGGAAGTAGGGGCACAGTGTTTCCTGGGCACAGACCTGGGGTGACAGACTTTGGAGATTCTGAATACAGAGATTGCTAGCTGTTTCCACCggtgttcagggaagcaggacgtcgtgtacattctttgtaaccCGTCTCCCACAGATTATACTAAAGAATATAGCTGACTTGGATCATCAATTTTTCCTCCTAATACAATCAACCCTGCAATGCCTCACATTTTGGCACCACTAGGGAGAAGGGGGCACCAACATTCCCTGGAGCACTGATAATACCAGGAAAGCCTGATCACCCTTTGGGAATAATTTCTGTTACCATAGTGAAGAAGGGAAAAGTCATCAATGGGTCTGCATTGGATCTCCTTGGGGGAGCTGATGACCACAATGTCCTTGTGCATCTGCAGCCATGGATCAGTACATGGGCCCATCCCTCTGGTGACCTCACCCTTTCATATCAATCGAACACTACTGTCAGTCAGCACCACACCTTTGGTGTTACTGGGATATTTTCTAGGTGGGTGGCTGTGATATACCAGGGTCCAACTCAGACTAATCCGCAGCTCTGTCACACCTACCTGCAACcttgcaatgccttgctgaagtggcttccatctgggccactcacaaaccaCCGTCAAGCATGCAAATCACACCCTGAAaatgtgtgtgtaactgcagcctggccAGGAATAGTTGGGttacactcaggctctcaccaCCCTTGGTTATagtgcagggtgaccccaacacactccccacTCTTCGATTTCTCTCCAGAAATGTGCGTCCTGTgctgcccagtcctctcctggacaatacaagctacGCTAtctgttatttctttaatagCACTAACATGCCTGCAACTTAGCTTCTCAGACACttctatttaaacacactggattagataaaacaataaaacaaagtttattgactacaaagacagattttaagtgagtggAAATAAGGAGgcatagaagttagagatggtttcaagaaaaataaagctaGAATGCAACTTTTTCCtaagttaaaaaataatgtgaagTTCAAAGGAAAAGTTTCCTCACCACATGCTCTCAGCAGTCTCACTGACCAAACATCTTAGGTCAGGAGCCATCCACCAGTCcattggctgcttcctttatcccTTCTGATGCagtgaataaattatttttttccaataaatTATCTTTTCCCCGTAAATTATAAGATTTCCATCAAAATACCAAACACCCTTCATCCCTAAACCATGGCTGTGGGACTCTGGTGATGTTCCAGGGCAGTTCAGCAAGAGCAGAGACCATCATGCATCATGGGGAATGTAGTAATGGAAGAGATTGGAGGTGTGTGGTATCTGAGGAACCCCCGTGGTACTTCCGAGTTGAAATATTAAGTTTTTAGCTAAAAGATTTTGgtctacacacagacacacaaacacacacacacaaaacctctgTGGATCAGCTCTTCACAGTACACAGCTTGCACTGAAAACAGCAGGATGAAATATACCACTAACCTCATACTCTGTAACTCTGGTAGAAATTGCATCATTTAATAACACAGTAAGAAAGAGTAGGTCAAATTAATCCCCAGGGCACCAATTACACTGAGGGTGGCTTTGGTTCATTTAATGCTTTAATTAAGTGTTTTATCTCTGTGAGCTCAGGTATTCCCAGTTGCTTCAGGAATCATGTCCCATAGATCAAACATCTCCTTATAAAACTTCCTGAAGGCTCCTATTTGGAAGTTTCTTTCAATGAGGAAACACcaacacatctctctctctctcttctcagcaggTATGTGCTATTGTCCTGAATTGCAGTCACATACGCACAtactcagacactatggtgatcAGCAGGTATTAAATTCCAGTCTTCCAGCACTGAAAGCCACAGCCCCATCTCCGACCCATTCAGCTAAAGGAGTGACCTGCTGGGTTGGAAAAAAAAGGTGAttacctagtcactgaagccaggGCTTCCCATGATGACTCTGGGTTTTCATACACACTCCAGTAAATGCCAAACAGCTTAATTAGCACAGTAAGGAACTTTACCCCAAACCAGCATGCCAAGCCATAGAGGTCCACTTGCTCAAATAATGTGGAAACATTGACACTCTTTTCCTCTCACCCCTTCTTTAACTAAGGAATAATCCTTTCAGAGTgattctctcccagcagagtCACAAGTCACTGTTTTCTGTTCGGATTGGTGACCAGgagtgtttgtgtggggggcaTGATTAACCTGCATGGTATTGTGTTTGCACAGTGTCTGCATTTTATCAAACACCTGGAATGATCAGCTGTGAACATCTGGATCTGTGTACAAAGCCCTTTCCGGAGCAGGTACTGATGTCCATTGAGAAACGTATCTCCATTTATCTTCACTTACTTCATTACAGAGAAGGGACAGCTTTTCTGCACCATCCACCTGCCCACATCTGTGTAGCTGTCTGATCTCTGTTcagaggagatggaagagggaAATCACTCGGAGGTGACTGAGTTCATTCTCTCAGGACTGACAGATCGTCTGGAGCTGCAGGTCCCCCTCTTTGTGGTATTCCTACTGATCTATGGTATCAccctggtggggaatggggggatgatCTTGTTAATCACAATTGATCCCCGactccacacccccatgtaccttttcctcaggaatttgtctttctgtgacctctgcatTTCCTTGATAATTTCCCCTAAGATGCTTCTGGATTTCTTAGCTGAGAGGAAAAACATTTCTTTCACTGCCTGCACTGTGCAAATGCATCTCTCTATCATTTTTGGAGACATTCAGTGCCTCTTGCTGGCTGTGATGGCATATGAccgttatgtggccatctgtaaccCACTGCTCTATGTGGTCACCATGTCCAGGCACCTTTGTAAACAGCTAGTGATTGGGGTGTACACTGTGGGAGTGGTGGATTCAATGATATACATGAGTTGTACatttcagctgtcattctgcagctccaacatcATCAATCATTTCTTCTGTGATGTCCTTCCACTGTTGGCGCTCTCCTGTTCCGACTCCCGCATCAATGAGATTGTGATGTttgctttcatgagctgcattaCAGGAAGCAGCTTTGTGACTGTCCTAGTCTCCTATGTCTATatcatctccaccatcctgcagGTTCGCTCTGTCGAGGGCCAgcgcaaagccttctccacctgctcttTCCACTTAACCTCCGTGGTCCTGTGTTTTGGTACCCTCCTCTTCATGTATTTACGTCCCACCTCCAGCTATTCCATGGACAGAGACAAAATAGTCTCAGTGTTTTACCCGCTGGTCATCCCCATgttgaaccccctcatctacagcctgaggaacacaGAAGTGAAGGATGCCCTGAGGAAAGCACTGAATAAACTCCTAACCAATTCTTCTATCTGTTAAATTCTGTACTGGTTTTCTGATGGGGAGTGGAAACCGGTGAATTCAATTGTCAGCCAATTGTAAATAATTTTGCAGAGCCTGTGGTCATATTGTtcattattttattgttattattattaatttgtttatATTCCAACAAGGCCTGCAGaccccaactgaaatcagtggacaaAACACAGGAAGACTCACAGGGCAAGAAAGAGAGAATGATTTTATAAGCCTTTGCTAGGGGCATCCACCTAGGGGGTGAGTTGCTCAATTTCATGTCTCTGTTCCATGGGTTATTTAATTACTTACTTAGCTGAACAACTTTGAAAGGTGA comes from Lepidochelys kempii isolate rLepKem1 chromosome 6, rLepKem1.hap2, whole genome shotgun sequence and encodes:
- the LOC140912481 gene encoding olfactory receptor 5G9-like; translated protein: MEEGNHSEVTEFILSGLTDRLELQVPLFVVFLLIYGITLVGNGGMILLITIDPRLHTPMYLFLRNLSFCDLCISLIISPKMLLDFLAERKNISFTACTVQMHLSIIFGDIQCLLLAVMAYDRYVAICNPLLYVVTMSRHLCKQLVIGVYTVGVVDSMIYMSCTFQLSFCSSNIINHFFCDVLPLLALSCSDSRINEIVMFAFMSCITGSSFVTVLVSYVYIISTILQVRSVEGQRKAFSTCSFHLTSVVLCFGTLLFMYLRPTSSYSMDRDKIVSVFYPLVIPMLNPLIYSLRNTEVKDALRKALNKLLTNSSIC